The following coding sequences lie in one Phycicoccus duodecadis genomic window:
- a CDS encoding DUF2510 domain-containing protein codes for MSAPPGWHPQPDGRERWWDGQQWTDHTRDPQVAPLAPAPAAPYGQAGTTGAWQPPQRSGMSGGAKGCLIAVAVLLLLLVVGAVVAVVLFARNVSSAVDDARSSFPSSLPTSLPSGLPSDLPNGGTTTTVRIGEGFPVGGARVEDGWSLGDAGSVGRSIEGMRVTGSPDQPVFFTLRFTGGGADAETVCTATGDSTSSSREVTCVPVFGDVPDDSPVEVTSAL; via the coding sequence ATGAGCGCACCCCCGGGATGGCACCCGCAACCCGACGGCCGCGAGCGGTGGTGGGACGGGCAGCAGTGGACCGACCACACCCGTGACCCCCAGGTGGCCCCGTTGGCGCCGGCGCCCGCCGCTCCCTACGGGCAGGCCGGCACGACCGGCGCGTGGCAGCCGCCGCAGCGCTCGGGCATGAGCGGCGGGGCCAAGGGCTGCCTGATCGCCGTGGCTGTCCTGCTGCTCCTGCTCGTCGTGGGGGCGGTCGTCGCCGTGGTGCTGTTCGCGCGCAACGTCTCCTCGGCCGTCGACGACGCCCGCTCGTCCTTCCCCTCCTCCCTCCCCACGTCCCTTCCGTCGGGGCTGCCCTCGGACCTGCCGAACGGGGGCACGACGACCACCGTCCGCATCGGTGAGGGCTTCCCGGTGGGGGGTGCCCGGGTCGAGGACGGATGGTCACTCGGCGACGCCGGGTCCGTCGGTCGCTCGATCGAGGGGATGCGGGTCACCGGCAGCCCCGACCAGCCCGTGTTCTTCACCCTGCGCTTCACCGGGGGTGGGGCGGACGCCGAGACGGTGTGCACCGCCACCGGCGACAGCACCTCCTCGAGCCGGGAGGTCACGTGCGTCCCGGTGTTCGGCGACGTGCCCGACGACTCCCCCGTAGAGGTGACCTCGGCGCTCTGA
- a CDS encoding serine hydrolase domain-containing protein yields MRVLRRVVVVLLVLVVAAAVGGYWYARPLIATGTGYAAHNACAVTFVAGRDDPEADLPPNPLVPYLTGYVNRAGRSVTSAALWVLSKQKAWYTPGYGCTVGAERPAGPGRATKVESDPNPLSDAPAPAADPAVDALVAKAFGDDRTAEARRALGTRGVVVLRDGRLVAERYAPGFDAATPQLGWSMSKSVTNLMLGRFVLTRGISVDEKGLRPEWTDERRDITLDQLMRMTSGLSWNETYDLGTPITQMLYAEPDMAKYAASRPLAHQPGTYQQYSSGSPNILCSWLTGLADVPDTDFPRTTLFAPLGLSSAVWEPDASGRPVCSSYLWATPRDWAAIGQFALQDGVWNGKRLLPEGWMKTSTTAEPVARSEEKGYAAGWWVNRQADGSLVDPSLPADAYWASGHDGQRLYVVPSAGLVVVRLGFSPTVAESRLGTDELVRDLVALGPATG; encoded by the coding sequence ATGCGTGTGCTGCGGCGTGTGGTCGTCGTCCTCCTGGTGCTGGTCGTCGCGGCGGCCGTGGGGGGCTACTGGTACGCCCGGCCGCTCATCGCCACCGGCACCGGGTACGCCGCCCACAACGCCTGTGCGGTCACCTTCGTCGCCGGGCGCGACGACCCCGAGGCCGACCTGCCGCCCAACCCGCTGGTGCCCTACCTCACCGGCTACGTCAACCGGGCCGGCCGCTCGGTCACGTCGGCCGCGCTGTGGGTCCTGTCGAAGCAGAAGGCCTGGTACACCCCCGGCTACGGCTGCACGGTGGGAGCGGAGCGCCCGGCCGGACCGGGCCGCGCGACCAAGGTCGAGAGCGACCCCAACCCGCTCTCGGACGCGCCCGCGCCAGCCGCCGACCCGGCCGTCGACGCCCTGGTGGCGAAGGCGTTCGGCGACGACCGCACGGCCGAGGCGCGCCGAGCCCTCGGTACCCGCGGTGTGGTGGTCCTGCGTGACGGCCGGCTCGTGGCCGAGCGCTACGCACCCGGGTTCGACGCCGCGACCCCGCAGCTCGGCTGGTCGATGAGCAAGAGCGTCACGAACCTGATGCTGGGGCGCTTCGTGCTGACCCGGGGCATCTCGGTCGACGAGAAGGGCCTGCGCCCCGAGTGGACCGACGAGCGTCGCGACATCACCCTCGACCAGCTGATGCGGATGACGAGCGGGCTGTCCTGGAACGAGACCTACGACCTCGGGACGCCCATCACGCAGATGCTCTACGCGGAGCCCGACATGGCGAAGTACGCCGCGAGCCGCCCGCTGGCCCACCAGCCGGGGACCTACCAGCAGTACTCCAGCGGCTCGCCGAACATCCTCTGCTCGTGGCTCACCGGGCTGGCCGACGTGCCCGACACCGACTTCCCCCGCACGACCCTCTTCGCCCCGCTCGGGCTGTCGTCGGCGGTCTGGGAGCCGGACGCGTCCGGCCGGCCGGTGTGCAGCTCCTACCTCTGGGCCACCCCGCGCGACTGGGCCGCCATCGGCCAGTTCGCGCTCCAGGACGGCGTGTGGAACGGCAAGCGGCTGCTGCCGGAGGGCTGGATGAAGACCTCCACGACGGCCGAGCCCGTCGCGCGCAGCGAGGAGAAGGGCTACGCGGCGGGCTGGTGGGTCAACCGGCAGGCCGACGGGTCGCTGGTCGACCCCTCGCTGCCGGCCGACGCCTACTGGGCCAGCGGCCACGACGGCCAGCGGCTCTACGTCGTGCCGTCGGCCGGGCTGGTCGTCGTGCGCCTGGGGTTCTCGCCCACCGTGGCCGAGTCGCGGCTGGGCACGGACGAGCTGGTGCGCGACCTCGTCGCCCTGGGCCCCGCGACCGGCTGA
- a CDS encoding sigma-70 family RNA polymerase sigma factor, with translation MSVIPSSLPSAWAVGDTDVETLLSELDATADPAERASLTEAVVRATLPLADSLASRYVGRGIDSEDLVQVARTALVVAVGRYRPGAGRGFAAFAVPTIRGELKRHFRDAGWVVRPPRGLQELRAQVVRAEEDLRHVHGRDATAAEVAALVGCTAKDVDDARGCASAFAPGSLDAPTAFGGTTGDLLADPWNLADSIELRSAVRAEIARLTPRERLILRLRFVEERTQSEIGEAVGVSQMQVSRLLSGVLRRLRDGLDPATAA, from the coding sequence GTGTCCGTCATCCCGTCTTCACTCCCGTCGGCCTGGGCCGTTGGTGACACCGACGTCGAGACCCTCCTGAGCGAGCTCGACGCGACCGCCGACCCCGCCGAGCGGGCCTCCCTCACCGAGGCCGTGGTCCGCGCCACCCTTCCCTTGGCCGACAGCCTGGCCTCGCGCTACGTGGGGCGCGGCATCGACAGCGAGGACCTCGTGCAGGTCGCCCGGACCGCCCTCGTGGTGGCCGTGGGCCGCTACCGCCCCGGCGCCGGTCGCGGCTTCGCGGCCTTCGCGGTCCCCACCATCCGGGGTGAGCTCAAGCGCCACTTCCGCGACGCCGGCTGGGTCGTGCGCCCGCCGCGGGGCCTTCAGGAGCTGCGGGCCCAGGTCGTCCGCGCCGAGGAGGACCTGCGCCACGTGCACGGCCGCGACGCCACCGCGGCCGAGGTCGCGGCGCTCGTCGGCTGCACCGCCAAGGACGTCGACGACGCCCGCGGCTGTGCCTCGGCGTTCGCTCCCGGCTCGCTCGACGCGCCCACGGCGTTCGGCGGCACCACCGGCGACCTCCTGGCCGACCCCTGGAACCTCGCCGACAGCATCGAGCTGCGCTCGGCGGTCCGGGCCGAGATCGCGCGGCTGACCCCGCGCGAGCGCCTCATCCTGCGGCTGCGCTTCGTCGAGGAGCGCACCCAGAGCGAGATCGGTGAGGCCGTGGGCGTCAGCCAGATGCAGGTCTCGCGGCTGCTCAGCGGAGTCCTGCGCCGGCTGCGCGACGGGCTCGACCCGGCCACCGCCGCCTGA
- a CDS encoding NADP-dependent oxidoreductase, translated as MRAATYESYGSPDTLAVRDVPDPKVGPGEALVEVRRAGVNPVDWKLMSGGLDGMMEVTFPVVPGWDVAGVVRAVGPDTPEVAVGDEVMAYARKDWVHGGTFAELVTVPARALAHKPAGLGWDEAGGLPLAGLTALRTLRRLEVGPGDTVLVHAAAGGVGLLAVQIARELGATTVVGTASEGNHEHLRELGATPVSYGAGLADRVREIAPDGVDAVADFVGGVLDDTLAVLREGGRHASITDPSVTEHGGSWIWVRPDGEELQWLADRAADGRLVVDVAGTYGLDEVARAFARSQQGHVSGKLVIAVGD; from the coding sequence ATGCGCGCTGCCACCTACGAGTCCTACGGTTCCCCCGACACCCTCGCCGTCCGTGACGTGCCCGACCCGAAGGTGGGGCCCGGCGAGGCCCTGGTCGAGGTCCGCCGTGCCGGGGTCAACCCCGTCGACTGGAAGCTGATGTCCGGCGGCCTCGACGGGATGATGGAGGTCACCTTCCCCGTCGTCCCCGGGTGGGACGTGGCCGGTGTCGTGCGGGCCGTCGGTCCCGACACCCCCGAGGTCGCGGTCGGCGACGAGGTCATGGCCTACGCCCGCAAGGACTGGGTGCACGGCGGGACCTTCGCCGAGCTCGTCACCGTCCCGGCGCGGGCCCTCGCCCACAAGCCCGCCGGGCTGGGCTGGGACGAGGCGGGCGGCCTCCCGCTGGCCGGCCTCACCGCCCTGCGCACCCTGCGCCGGCTCGAGGTCGGCCCGGGCGACACGGTGCTGGTGCACGCGGCGGCCGGCGGGGTCGGCCTCCTGGCCGTCCAGATCGCGCGCGAGCTGGGTGCCACCACCGTGGTCGGCACCGCGTCGGAGGGCAACCACGAGCACCTGCGCGAGCTCGGGGCCACCCCGGTCAGCTACGGCGCGGGCCTCGCCGACCGGGTGCGTGAGATCGCCCCCGACGGCGTCGACGCGGTGGCCGACTTCGTGGGCGGCGTCCTCGACGACACCCTCGCGGTGCTGCGCGAGGGCGGCCGGCACGCCTCCATCACCGACCCGTCGGTCACCGAGCACGGCGGTTCCTGGATCTGGGTGCGCCCCGACGGCGAGGAGCTGCAGTGGCTGGCCGACCGCGCCGCCGACGGCCGCCTGGTGGTCGACGTGGCGGGGACCTACGGCCTCGACGAGGTGGCGCGCGCCTTCGCGCGCAGCCAGCAGGGCCACGTCAGCGGCAAGCTCGTCATCGCCGTCGGCGACTGA
- a CDS encoding DUF2795 domain-containing protein, protein MTMVDDTRGTGDVSADVALAADLADLRHALQDHPFPASQDDLIAACLARHEPTRLACRLSRLPRERRYATLDELLDDVAAVAALPAPR, encoded by the coding sequence ATGACGATGGTGGACGACACCCGGGGGACCGGCGACGTGAGCGCCGACGTGGCGCTCGCGGCCGACCTGGCCGACCTGCGCCACGCGCTGCAGGACCACCCGTTCCCGGCGAGCCAGGACGACCTCATCGCCGCCTGCCTCGCCCGGCACGAGCCCACGCGGCTGGCCTGCCGGCTGTCGCGGCTGCCGCGGGAGCGCCGCTACGCGACCCTCGACGAGCTGCTGGACGACGTCGCGGCCGTGGCCGCGCTGCCCGCCCCCCGCTGA
- a CDS encoding GGDEF domain-containing protein produces MTIAAAAGLPTAVRVRTPEHQQAMDRVTELILRAQTPGATTSEERHGIVQEAHAHGWADVVMVGEYVAVLAARYDKSLDGRDHLRALLERAREDDDEVWEALALAMGATDAVPDPRPRLDADRDLARATVLLETANRHHEFLASAHGQCATAYLARDMWGLALEHTAAAEACHLQARHDAWRLATAMYNRAEIQLRRLCALRQTGDRPALRDEGEAARSAAQRVPLSLLPESWALDLHIFENLVDAIVPPVDSSPRPLAEQEDAEFAAYVDLSRAFSDPDPTEARRHLARALEGIDPDREPEFHLLALTLDAELEAAQLGHPTAGLRLGRELSLRRHQARADAVEAMRSLIRHEQMVAEHARLRVAAEFDELTGVANRRGLAGHLDMLAEHERVEVTLVLVDLDHFKEVNDTHGHEIGDEVLVRVASALRSVVRETDLVVRWGGDEFLLLLDTDDLDAATRRCAVLVENIRLEHWDELAPALSVTVSIGLAVGKVADLDGLREAADQALYRAKQRGRDGVAV; encoded by the coding sequence ATGACCATCGCAGCTGCCGCCGGGCTACCGACAGCCGTCCGGGTGCGGACGCCCGAGCACCAGCAGGCGATGGACCGCGTCACCGAGCTGATCCTGCGCGCCCAGACGCCGGGGGCCACGACGTCCGAGGAACGCCACGGGATCGTCCAGGAGGCCCATGCGCACGGGTGGGCCGACGTCGTGATGGTCGGGGAGTACGTGGCCGTGCTGGCCGCGCGCTACGACAAGTCGCTCGACGGGCGCGACCACCTGCGCGCCCTGCTCGAACGGGCCCGCGAGGACGACGACGAGGTCTGGGAGGCCCTCGCCCTGGCCATGGGCGCCACCGACGCCGTGCCCGACCCCCGGCCCCGGCTCGACGCCGACCGCGACCTGGCTCGGGCCACCGTGCTCCTCGAGACCGCCAACCGGCACCACGAGTTCCTCGCCTCCGCCCACGGGCAGTGCGCCACCGCCTACCTCGCCCGCGACATGTGGGGACTCGCCCTCGAGCACACCGCGGCGGCCGAGGCCTGCCACCTCCAGGCCCGCCACGACGCGTGGCGGCTCGCGACGGCGATGTACAACCGCGCCGAGATCCAGCTGCGCCGCCTGTGCGCGCTGCGCCAGACCGGCGACCGGCCCGCGCTGCGGGACGAGGGCGAGGCTGCCCGCAGCGCCGCGCAGCGCGTCCCGCTCTCGCTGCTGCCCGAGAGCTGGGCCCTGGACCTGCACATCTTCGAGAACCTGGTCGACGCCATCGTGCCGCCGGTCGACTCCTCCCCCCGGCCGCTGGCCGAGCAGGAGGACGCCGAGTTCGCCGCGTACGTCGACCTCTCCCGCGCCTTCTCCGATCCCGACCCCACGGAGGCGCGCCGCCACCTGGCTCGCGCCCTCGAGGGCATCGACCCCGACCGCGAGCCCGAGTTCCACCTCCTGGCCCTCACCCTCGACGCCGAGCTCGAGGCGGCCCAGCTGGGTCACCCCACGGCCGGCCTGCGGCTCGGGCGCGAGCTGTCCCTGCGCCGCCACCAGGCCCGCGCCGACGCCGTCGAGGCGATGCGCTCGCTCATCCGGCACGAGCAGATGGTCGCCGAGCACGCCCGGCTCCGGGTCGCCGCCGAGTTCGACGAGCTCACCGGCGTGGCCAACCGCCGCGGGCTCGCCGGTCACCTCGACATGCTCGCCGAGCACGAGCGCGTCGAGGTGACCCTCGTCCTGGTCGACCTCGACCACTTCAAGGAGGTCAACGACACCCACGGCCACGAGATCGGCGACGAGGTCCTGGTGCGGGTCGCATCCGCCCTCCGCTCGGTCGTGCGCGAGACCGACCTGGTGGTGCGCTGGGGCGGCGACGAGTTCCTGCTCCTCCTCGACACCGACGACCTCGACGCCGCCACCCGCCGGTGCGCGGTGCTGGTCGAGAACATCCGTCTCGAACACTGGGACGAGCTGGCCCCCGCTCTCTCGGTGACGGTCAGCATCGGCCTGGCCGTCGGCAAGGTCGCCGACCTCGACGGCCTGCGCGAGGCGGCCGACCAGGCGCTCTACCGGGCCAAGCAGCGCGGGCGCGACGGCGTGGCCGTCTGA
- a CDS encoding DUF808 domain-containing protein produces MAGGLVALLDDVAVLAKLAAASIDDVGAAAGRASVKAAGVVVDDTAVTPRYVHGFTADRELPIIRRIALGSLRNKILVILPVALLLSQFLPWALTPILMVGGTYLCFEGAEKIWERLAHHEDADEPAAAVGPEHEKAMVAGAIRTDFILSAEIMVIALNEVASEGFWARAVILLVVAVLITLLVYGVVGLIVKMDDIGLHLAETGGSGAVRRLGQGLVTGMPKLLAVLSTVGIVAMLWVGGHILLVGADELGWPAPYDLVHHLEELVHDATGPLGGVLGWLTNTLGSAVAGGVVGAVVVAVVTAVHRARGGRDERSAAAAH; encoded by the coding sequence GTGGCCGGAGGACTCGTCGCGCTGCTCGACGACGTGGCGGTGCTGGCCAAGCTGGCGGCCGCCTCCATCGACGACGTGGGGGCCGCCGCAGGGCGGGCGAGCGTCAAGGCCGCGGGGGTCGTGGTCGACGACACGGCCGTCACGCCCCGCTACGTGCACGGCTTCACCGCCGACCGTGAGCTGCCCATCATCCGCAGGATCGCGCTGGGGTCGCTGCGCAACAAGATCCTGGTCATCCTCCCGGTCGCCCTGCTGCTCAGCCAGTTCCTGCCGTGGGCGCTCACCCCGATCCTGATGGTGGGCGGCACGTACCTGTGCTTCGAGGGGGCCGAGAAGATCTGGGAGAGGCTCGCCCACCACGAGGACGCCGACGAGCCGGCCGCCGCGGTGGGGCCCGAGCACGAGAAGGCGATGGTGGCGGGGGCCATCCGCACCGACTTCATCCTGTCGGCCGAGATCATGGTCATCGCGCTGAACGAGGTCGCCTCCGAGGGCTTCTGGGCGCGCGCGGTCATCCTGCTGGTGGTGGCGGTCCTCATCACCCTGCTGGTCTACGGGGTGGTGGGGCTCATCGTGAAGATGGACGACATCGGGCTGCACCTGGCCGAGACCGGCGGCTCGGGCGCGGTGCGCCGGCTGGGGCAGGGACTCGTGACCGGGATGCCGAAGCTGCTGGCGGTGCTGTCGACGGTGGGCATCGTGGCGATGCTCTGGGTCGGCGGCCACATCCTGCTGGTGGGCGCCGACGAGCTGGGGTGGCCCGCGCCGTACGACCTCGTGCACCACCTCGAGGAGCTGGTCCACGACGCCACGGGCCCGCTGGGCGGGGTGCTGGGGTGGCTCACCAACACGCTGGGCTCAGCCGTGGCGGGCGGCGTCGTGGGGGCCGTGGTCGTGGCGGTGGTCACCGCCGTGCACCGGGCCCGCGGCGGCCGGGACGAGCGGTCCGCGGCCGCCGCGCACTGA
- a CDS encoding LLM class F420-dependent oxidoreductase, which yields MTRFGFTLMTEQNGPKELVDAAVRAEGAGFDLLVSSDHYSPWLTEQGHAPYAWTVLGAVAQMTERVELATYVTCPTIRYHPAVVAQKAATLQILADGRFTLGLGAGENLNEHVVGQGWPSVARRQDMLAEAVEIIRALHTGELVTYRGEHFDVDSARIWDVPEQGVPIGVAVSGRAGIARFGPLADHLISTEPEAEIVQQWNELAGSTIGAGARAIGQLPICWDPSEAAAVTRAHEQFRWFGGGWKVNADLPTPAGFSGAAQFVREEDVAASIPCGPDLDAVVEAVRPFWEAGFTDVALVQVGGEHQRRFLDEAAPDLLEKLRAAAPAGAA from the coding sequence GTGACCCGATTCGGCTTCACCCTGATGACCGAGCAGAACGGCCCCAAGGAGCTCGTCGACGCCGCCGTGCGCGCCGAGGGCGCGGGGTTCGACCTGCTCGTCTCGAGCGACCACTACTCGCCGTGGCTCACCGAGCAGGGCCACGCGCCGTACGCCTGGACGGTGCTGGGCGCGGTCGCCCAGATGACCGAGCGCGTCGAGCTCGCCACCTACGTGACCTGCCCGACCATCCGCTACCACCCCGCCGTCGTGGCCCAGAAGGCCGCGACCCTGCAGATCCTCGCCGACGGCCGCTTCACCCTGGGCCTCGGCGCCGGCGAGAACCTCAACGAGCACGTGGTCGGGCAGGGCTGGCCGTCGGTGGCGCGGCGCCAGGACATGCTGGCCGAGGCGGTCGAGATCATCCGGGCGCTGCACACCGGCGAGCTCGTCACCTACCGCGGTGAGCACTTCGACGTCGACTCCGCCCGCATCTGGGACGTGCCCGAGCAGGGGGTCCCCATCGGCGTCGCGGTCAGCGGGCGCGCCGGCATCGCGCGCTTCGGCCCGCTGGCCGACCACCTCATCTCCACCGAGCCCGAGGCCGAGATCGTGCAGCAGTGGAACGAGCTGGCCGGCTCGACCATCGGTGCGGGCGCGCGCGCCATCGGCCAGCTGCCGATCTGCTGGGACCCCTCGGAGGCGGCGGCCGTCACCCGGGCACACGAGCAGTTCCGCTGGTTCGGCGGCGGCTGGAAGGTCAACGCCGACCTCCCGACGCCGGCGGGGTTCAGTGGCGCCGCCCAGTTCGTGCGCGAGGAGGACGTGGCCGCATCCATCCCGTGCGGCCCCGACCTCGACGCCGTGGTCGAGGCCGTCCGCCCGTTCTGGGAGGCGGGGTTCACGGACGTCGCGCTGGTGCAGGTCGGCGGCGAGCACCAGCGGCGGTTCCTCGACGAGGCCGCCCCCGACCTGCTCGAGAAGCTGCGCGCGGCCGCCCCGGCCGGCGCGGCCTGA
- a CDS encoding TVP38/TMEM64 family protein, whose translation MTGPEPPPVDGPAATRLRVVGALFTLLLVASVVVVVVGGDLEGVRAFVAGTGAWGPVTYIGVHVVLTLLPVPKNLLAGIAGALFGVAGGVVLGWVGAMLSAVVAFALARRLGQSAVAGLSGRRVVRVQRLLREQGLLTMLVARLTPFVPFTVVNYAAGVGPTSRRDYLVGTAVGILPGTVAYVVVGASAGRDTTTIALAGGAGVVLLLLTVLAGRRLRRGGPDREERGPR comes from the coding sequence GTGACCGGCCCGGAGCCACCCCCCGTCGACGGCCCGGCGGCCACCCGGCTGCGGGTCGTCGGGGCCCTGTTCACGCTGCTGCTCGTCGCGTCGGTCGTCGTCGTGGTCGTCGGGGGCGACCTCGAGGGGGTGCGCGCCTTCGTGGCCGGCACCGGGGCCTGGGGGCCGGTCACGTACATCGGGGTGCACGTCGTGCTGACCCTGCTGCCCGTACCCAAGAACCTGCTGGCCGGCATCGCGGGAGCGCTGTTCGGGGTGGCGGGCGGCGTGGTGCTGGGCTGGGTCGGCGCGATGCTGAGCGCCGTGGTCGCCTTCGCCCTCGCCCGCCGGCTGGGGCAGTCGGCGGTGGCCGGGCTCAGCGGCCGCCGGGTCGTGCGCGTGCAGCGTCTCCTGCGCGAACAGGGGCTGCTCACGATGCTGGTGGCCCGGCTCACGCCCTTCGTGCCGTTCACGGTCGTCAACTACGCCGCCGGGGTGGGCCCCACCTCGCGTCGCGACTACCTCGTCGGCACCGCCGTCGGCATCCTGCCCGGCACCGTGGCCTACGTGGTGGTCGGCGCCTCGGCCGGGCGCGACACCACCACCATCGCGCTCGCCGGCGGGGCGGGGGTGGTCCTGCTGCTGCTCACCGTCCTGGCGGGGCGCCGGCTCCGGCGCGGCGGCCCCGACCGGGAGGAGCGCGGCCCGCGATGA
- a CDS encoding MFS transporter translates to MSVPRPPAPEPGPRRARSRRLVDSARRVGRGGATSVRAVGRGGAASARVVGRGGRMAGDRFRRFAAADGAGDTGLARLTELHAVNTAGDAAVTVALAGTVFAMPTGEARGQVALFLVLTMAPFVLLAPLVGPLLDRFRHGRRWALGTTLAVRGFLAWVLASAVVDDSVWLFPAALGCLVASRSYTVARAAAVPRLLPAGIGFVSANSRLNLAGIVGMVIGGGLAGAASRIGPDWSLRVAFVVFVVATVMSIRLPARVDSPLGEVDVDGTPAGHEPLDEPQRGMRRLRALPVPVRYVLWLTTGSRLLSGFLTLFLTFLMREHPLPGWSGPLVLGLVVAAAGVGNALGSLVGNRRETPAPEAMATVIAVVALAVSVVTALLYSVWALVLLGLAAGVYAQLAKLCLDALVQRDVADVVRARVFSWSETILQAFWVLGGAVGILVPLRPAPGFWAVTALVLVTGALAVRSRRVGAGASARVA, encoded by the coding sequence GTGTCCGTCCCCCGCCCCCCGGCACCCGAGCCCGGGCCACGACGCGCCCGCTCGCGTCGGCTCGTCGACTCCGCGCGCCGGGTCGGCCGGGGCGGGGCGACCTCGGTGCGTGCCGTCGGGCGCGGCGGCGCGGCCTCCGCCCGGGTCGTCGGCCGCGGGGGCCGGATGGCCGGCGACCGCTTCCGGCGCTTCGCCGCCGCCGACGGGGCGGGCGACACCGGCCTGGCGCGTCTCACCGAGCTGCACGCGGTCAACACCGCGGGCGACGCCGCGGTCACGGTCGCCCTGGCGGGGACCGTCTTCGCGATGCCCACCGGCGAGGCGCGCGGGCAGGTGGCGCTCTTCCTGGTGCTGACCATGGCGCCGTTCGTCCTCCTGGCGCCGCTGGTCGGGCCGCTCCTCGACCGGTTCCGGCACGGGCGGCGCTGGGCCCTCGGCACCACCCTGGCCGTGCGCGGCTTCCTCGCCTGGGTGCTGGCCTCGGCCGTCGTCGACGACAGCGTGTGGCTCTTCCCCGCCGCCCTCGGCTGCCTCGTCGCGTCCCGGTCGTACACGGTGGCCCGGGCCGCCGCGGTCCCTCGCCTGCTCCCGGCCGGGATCGGCTTCGTCAGCGCCAACTCGCGCCTCAACCTCGCCGGCATCGTCGGGATGGTGATCGGTGGGGGCCTCGCCGGGGCGGCCTCGCGGATCGGGCCCGACTGGTCGCTGCGGGTCGCCTTCGTCGTGTTCGTGGTGGCCACCGTGATGTCCATCCGGCTGCCGGCCCGGGTCGACTCGCCCCTCGGGGAGGTCGACGTCGACGGCACCCCCGCCGGGCACGAGCCGCTCGACGAGCCCCAGCGCGGGATGCGCCGGCTGCGGGCGCTGCCGGTGCCGGTGCGCTACGTGCTGTGGCTGACCACGGGCTCGCGCCTCCTCAGCGGCTTCCTGACCCTGTTCCTGACCTTCCTGATGCGCGAGCACCCGCTCCCGGGCTGGAGCGGGCCGCTGGTCCTGGGGCTGGTCGTCGCCGCGGCCGGGGTCGGCAACGCCCTGGGCTCGCTCGTCGGCAACCGCCGTGAGACCCCGGCCCCCGAGGCGATGGCCACCGTCATCGCCGTCGTGGCCCTGGCCGTGTCCGTCGTCACGGCGCTGCTGTACTCGGTGTGGGCGCTGGTGCTGCTGGGCCTGGCCGCCGGCGTCTACGCCCAGCTGGCCAAGCTCTGCCTCGACGCCCTGGTGCAGCGCGACGTCGCCGACGTGGTGCGGGCCCGGGTGTTCTCGTGGTCCGAGACCATCCTCCAGGCGTTCTGGGTGCTGGGCGGGGCGGTCGGCATCCTGGTGCCACTGCGGCCCGCCCCCGGGTTCTGGGCGGTCACGGCGCTGGTCCTGGTCACCGGCGCCCTGGCCGTGCGCTCGCGGCGGGTGGGCGCCGGGGCGAGCGCCCGGGTCGCGTGA